In a genomic window of Clavelina lepadiformis chromosome 7, kaClaLepa1.1, whole genome shotgun sequence:
- the LOC143464767 gene encoding growth hormone secretagogue receptor type 1-like isoform X1, giving the protein MTSPVLIHATNHSSVLNFTNVSSVSWTSFSTAAITPEQYHPPFDKTAIIASSAFIFLFLVIGLIGNFTTIIVIATNAPLRNLFMTFIMSMCVSDLISALISWIFLYRRTWGFDRWDPLPSGLCKFFWGSDIMTNYSTALHIFSFALLRYLSIQFPLQFKKLQPIHVKIWVGAIWISAFLFGFIPGTILFNATERDRYSDAPDARWPSCDPAQGWFDVYTLYQRICFPVFLYFPSLGVIVLSVLIARKVHSKTDELNSIQRKKERQALLQLVLITLCFFIGYIPFTAYEFWSFVPRPNTPYNRQFDYWFGTIQYFFLRFSECTNPILYNLGSSKMRFYTKQFMRNILCSVCIKKNQKIVMNSLQDLHQRTSIATIFESRS; this is encoded by the exons ATGACGTCACCGGTGCTAATTCATGCAACGAATCACTCGTCGGTGTTAAACTTCACGAATGTAAGCTCCGTGTCCTGGACGTCGTTTTCTACTGCAGCTATAACACCGGA acAATATCATCCGCCATTCGATAAAACCGCAATTATTGCGTCATCAGCTTTCATATTTCTCTTCCTTGTGATTGGTTTAATTGGAAACTTCACAACTATAATTGTGATTGCAACGAATGCCCCTCTGAG GAATCTTTTTATGACTTTCATTATGTCTATGTGCGTGTCCGATCTCATATCAGCCTTGATAAGCTGGATCTTTCTTTATAGACGAACTTGGGGTTTTGATCGGTGGGATCCATTGCCAAGTGGTTTATGCAAG tttttctgGGGAAGTGATATTATGACAAATTATTCCACTGCTCTTCACATCTTTTCATTCGCGCTACTTCGTTATCTCTCCATTCAGTTTCCTCTACAGTTCAAAAAGTTGCAGCCTATTCACGTGAAG ATTTGGGTTGGTGCAATCTGGATTTCagcttttttgtttggctTTATACCAGGAACTATTTTGTTCAACGCTACCGAGCGAGATCGTTACAGCGACGCTCCAGACGCCAGGTGGCCGTCATGTGACCCAGCGCAAGGATG GTTTGACGTGTACACTCTCTATCAGCGGATATGTTTTCCggtatttctttattttccttCACTTGGGGTAATTGTGCTTTCCGTACTCATCGCACGTAAAGTTCACTCAAAAACAGATGAACTCAACTCGATCCAAAGGAAAAAGGAAAGACAAGCTCTGCTACAATTAGTTCTAATAACTCTGTGTTTCTTCATCGGATATATACCGTTTACAG cttACGAGTTCTGGTCCTTTGTGCCTCGACCAAACACACCTTACAACAGACAATTTGATTATTGGTTTGGGACAATTCAGTACTTCTTTCTGCGCTTTTCTGAATGCACGAATCCTATTTTATACAACTTGGGATCAAGCAAAATGCGGTTTTACACAAAACAGTTTATGCGTAATATCTTGTGCTCGGTATGCATAAAGAAAAATCAGAAAATCGTAATGAATTCACT
- the LOC143464768 gene encoding neuromedin U receptor homolog nmur-2-like, producing the protein MMAILNATFFLANETSEMATVEPYVRPFNDVGIIVSASIIFTFLVIGLIGNLTTIVVIATTPQLKNIFMHFILSLCVSDLISALISWLFLYRRTWGFDVWAPLPEVFCRFYWASDLMTNYVTALHIFSFALLRYISIQFPIHFKRLKLLHGKIWIAAIWVFTFLIGFIPFFIFFGARFRDRYSDAPDSRWPACTINSEWYETYTLYQKICYSTLLYAPSIGVVLLSILIGATVRSRLSKMGSSTNNEKKKKKERQAVLQLLLIVLSFLIGYIPFTAYEFWSVEPRENTMYNRRADYWFGMIEYFFLRFSECMNPLLYNLGSSKMRHYTKKLIVTKLCCSLGRKTSKVVSRTSATSDVDLSSTSHTVARANNQSTA; encoded by the exons ATGATGGCGATATTgaatgcaacattttttttggCAAACGAAACTTCGGAAATGGCGACAGTTGA aCCGTATGTTCGTCCTTTCAATGACGTCGGAATCATTGTGTCGGCTTCTATCATTTTTACCTTTCTTGTGATTGGTTTAATAGGAAACCTCACAACGATCGTTGTTATCGCAACCACCCCACAACTTAA AAATATCTTCATGCATTTTATCCTGTCCTTGTGCGTATCCGATTTAATATCAGCTTTGATCAGCTGGCTCTTCCTCTACAGACGAACTTGGGGTTTTGACGTTTGGGCTCCGTTGCCTGAAGTATTTTGTCGG ttttattggGCGAGTGATTTGATGACCAATTACGTCACGGCGTTGCATATCTTTTCCTTCGCTCTGCTCCGGTATATCTCGATCCAATTTCCTATTCATTTCAAAAGGCTCAAACTGCTACACGGAAAA ATTTGGATCGCTGCCATCTGGGTCTTTACATTCCTCATCGGTTTCATTCCtttctttatattttttggAGCGAGATTCCGAGATCGCTATAGCGACGCCCCCGATTCGCGATGGCCTGCCTGTACAATCAACAGCGAGTG GTATGAAACTTACACCCTTTACCAGAAAATTTGCTATTCCACGCTTCTCTACGCGCCGAGCATAGGCGTGGTCTTACTTTCAATACTCATTGGCGCCACCGTGCGGTCACGTTTAAGCAAAATGGGTTCGTCAACCAATAAcgagaaaaagaagaaaaaagagAGACAAGCTGTCTTGCAACTTCTGCTTATTGTACTTTCTTTCTTAATCGGATACATACCTTTCACAG CCTATGAATTCTGGTCAGTAGAACCGCGAGAAAACACGATGTACAACCGCCGAGCTGATTACTGGTTCGGAATGATCGAATATTTCTTTCTGCGATTCTCGGAATGCATGAATCCGCTGCTCTACAATCTCGGCTCGAGTAAGATGCGTCACtacacaaaaaagttaatcGTCACCAAGCTGTGCTGTTCCTTGGGCCGAAAAACGTCGAAAGTCGTGAGCAGGACGTCAGCCACCAGTGACGTTGACCTTTCTTCCACGTCACATACCGTTGCCAGGGCCAACAACCAATCAACTGCCTGA
- the LOC143464767 gene encoding growth hormone secretagogue receptor type 1-like isoform X2, giving the protein MTSPVLIHATNHSSVLNFTNVSSVSWTSFSTAAITPEQYHPPFDKTAIIASSAFIFLFLVIGLIGNFTTIIVIATNAPLRRTWGFDRWDPLPSGLCKFFWGSDIMTNYSTALHIFSFALLRYLSIQFPLQFKKLQPIHVKIWVGAIWISAFLFGFIPGTILFNATERDRYSDAPDARWPSCDPAQGWFDVYTLYQRICFPVFLYFPSLGVIVLSVLIARKVHSKTDELNSIQRKKERQALLQLVLITLCFFIGYIPFTAYEFWSFVPRPNTPYNRQFDYWFGTIQYFFLRFSECTNPILYNLGSSKMRFYTKQFMRNILCSVCIKKNQKIVMNSLQDLHQRTSIATIFESRS; this is encoded by the exons ATGACGTCACCGGTGCTAATTCATGCAACGAATCACTCGTCGGTGTTAAACTTCACGAATGTAAGCTCCGTGTCCTGGACGTCGTTTTCTACTGCAGCTATAACACCGGA acAATATCATCCGCCATTCGATAAAACCGCAATTATTGCGTCATCAGCTTTCATATTTCTCTTCCTTGTGATTGGTTTAATTGGAAACTTCACAACTATAATTGTGATTGCAACGAATGCCCCTCTGAG ACGAACTTGGGGTTTTGATCGGTGGGATCCATTGCCAAGTGGTTTATGCAAG tttttctgGGGAAGTGATATTATGACAAATTATTCCACTGCTCTTCACATCTTTTCATTCGCGCTACTTCGTTATCTCTCCATTCAGTTTCCTCTACAGTTCAAAAAGTTGCAGCCTATTCACGTGAAG ATTTGGGTTGGTGCAATCTGGATTTCagcttttttgtttggctTTATACCAGGAACTATTTTGTTCAACGCTACCGAGCGAGATCGTTACAGCGACGCTCCAGACGCCAGGTGGCCGTCATGTGACCCAGCGCAAGGATG GTTTGACGTGTACACTCTCTATCAGCGGATATGTTTTCCggtatttctttattttccttCACTTGGGGTAATTGTGCTTTCCGTACTCATCGCACGTAAAGTTCACTCAAAAACAGATGAACTCAACTCGATCCAAAGGAAAAAGGAAAGACAAGCTCTGCTACAATTAGTTCTAATAACTCTGTGTTTCTTCATCGGATATATACCGTTTACAG cttACGAGTTCTGGTCCTTTGTGCCTCGACCAAACACACCTTACAACAGACAATTTGATTATTGGTTTGGGACAATTCAGTACTTCTTTCTGCGCTTTTCTGAATGCACGAATCCTATTTTATACAACTTGGGATCAAGCAAAATGCGGTTTTACACAAAACAGTTTATGCGTAATATCTTGTGCTCGGTATGCATAAAGAAAAATCAGAAAATCGTAATGAATTCACT